One Candidatus Korarchaeum sp. genomic window carries:
- a CDS encoding zinc-binding dehydrogenase, with the protein MVIREHGGPEVLEFEEDYPDPKIGPNDVLVEVKAVAMNHLDIWVRKGVRGATLPRILGSDISGIVKEVGSGVSDVKVGEEVIVSPGYGCGKCEYCLSGRESMCKQYKMPGYHVDGGYAELTSHPERAILKKPASLSFEEAASVPLVFLTSWHMLRTLADVREDEWVLIWGAGSGIGISSIQIAKLLGAKVIATVGDDWKVERAYKIGADHVINRKKEGVIARVKELTGEGVDVVVDSVGSETWMSSLKCLRVGGRMVSVGATSGEQANIDVRYVFSKQLRILGSYMGSRAELIEVLKFFERGKLKPVIDSVFKLEEVRKAHERMERSEMFGKIVILPR; encoded by the coding sequence GTGGTGATACGCGAGCACGGGGGTCCCGAGGTACTGGAGTTCGAGGAGGATTATCCTGACCCTAAGATAGGCCCTAATGACGTCCTAGTTGAGGTCAAAGCAGTCGCTATGAATCATTTAGACATCTGGGTGAGGAAAGGAGTGAGAGGGGCGACTCTACCGAGGATACTGGGCTCGGATATCTCGGGCATCGTTAAGGAAGTTGGGAGTGGCGTGAGCGATGTCAAGGTTGGGGAGGAGGTCATAGTCTCCCCCGGTTACGGCTGCGGGAAGTGCGAGTACTGCTTGAGCGGTAGGGAGAGTATGTGCAAGCAGTATAAGATGCCCGGCTACCACGTCGATGGTGGTTACGCTGAGCTGACATCACATCCTGAGAGGGCGATACTCAAGAAGCCAGCGAGTCTGAGTTTCGAAGAAGCGGCATCAGTTCCTTTAGTCTTCCTCACATCTTGGCACATGCTCAGGACTCTCGCTGATGTGAGGGAAGATGAGTGGGTCCTCATATGGGGTGCTGGGAGTGGCATAGGCATATCATCGATACAGATAGCGAAGCTCCTCGGAGCCAAAGTTATAGCAACTGTTGGGGATGATTGGAAGGTAGAGAGGGCTTATAAGATAGGGGCGGATCACGTGATAAACAGGAAGAAGGAGGGTGTCATCGCTAGAGTGAAGGAACTCACTGGAGAGGGAGTGGATGTAGTCGTAGACTCAGTGGGTAGCGAGACTTGGATGAGCAGTCTCAAGTGCTTGAGGGTGGGGGGCAGGATGGTCAGCGTGGGAGCTACTTCAGGTGAGCAAGCGAATATAGATGTAAGATACGTCTTCTCTAAGCAGCTCCGGATATTAGGCTCTTACATGGGGAGCAGGGCTGAGCTGATAGAAGTACTGAAGTTCTTCGAGAGGGGGAAGCTCAAACCAGTCATAGATTCTGTATTCAAGCTTGAGGAAGTTAGGAAGGCTCATGAGAGGATGGAGAGGAGCGAGATGTTTGGAAAGATAGTTATCCTGCCGAGGTGA
- a CDS encoding GNAT family N-acetyltransferase codes for MGKSRERGIGAVAIEFRDLGPEEIEEYIKFDAKISWDFLTDEEKMELGYEGYLRRHREVVYSLYRANMRNRMIAAYADGEIVGVVWVGMRIDTVHFVPVGYIYDIEVREDLRGKGIGSKLLRMAEETCREWGVKEVMLAVEADNLEAIEWYERMGYAPRRHLMSKRLMPERAEPLFMYR; via the coding sequence GTGGGTAAGAGTAGGGAGAGAGGAATTGGGGCTGTAGCGATAGAGTTTAGGGATCTGGGGCCTGAGGAGATAGAGGAATACATAAAATTCGATGCTAAGATAAGCTGGGATTTCCTAACTGATGAGGAGAAGATGGAACTTGGATACGAGGGTTATCTGAGGAGGCATAGGGAGGTAGTGTACTCGCTCTACAGAGCTAACATGAGGAACAGGATGATAGCTGCTTACGCTGACGGCGAGATAGTGGGAGTTGTCTGGGTTGGCATGAGGATAGATACGGTCCACTTCGTACCCGTGGGCTACATATACGATATAGAAGTTAGAGAGGACCTGAGGGGGAAGGGGATAGGGAGCAAGCTACTCCGGATGGCTGAGGAGACCTGCAGGGAGTGGGGGGTCAAGGAGGTCATGCTAGCAGTCGAGGCGGATAATTTAGAGGCAATTGAGTGGTATGAGAGGATGGGATATGCTCCGAGGAGGCATCTGATGAGCAAGAGGCTGATGCCTGAACGAGCGGAACCTTTATTTATGTATCGGTAA
- a CDS encoding DUF1611 domain-containing protein encodes MQWQSSQGGGSEVPEALILAEGRYDTSDAKTAHGLVRKSMRYRIVGVIDSKFAGMDAGEVLDGKRRGIKIYRSLDEALSERPNIKVLIVGVATAGGMLPPDYRGYIREAIERGLNIVSGLHEFLSDDPEFSKISKERGVEIIDVRKIYQKMKLFYTGKIREVDSYRVVILGTDACIGKRTTAWMIVDELNKRGIKAVFIGTGQTAWMQGAKYGIVLDAMINDFIPGGLEHEVWRAYVEERPKVIVVPGQGSLLHPAFPGSFEIVNLLTPNAIVLQHAPGRKHLEDFPEFPMPPLEKYIRLIEVMTDKKPLAITINTEGMSEDAVESYVKEVEAKYGIVACAPLIHGVGRIVDAIVKEVEG; translated from the coding sequence ATGCAGTGGCAGTCGTCACAGGGAGGAGGTTCTGAAGTCCCAGAAGCCCTGATATTAGCTGAGGGAAGATACGATACTTCCGATGCTAAGACAGCTCACGGCCTCGTCAGGAAGTCCATGAGGTACAGGATAGTCGGTGTGATAGACAGTAAGTTCGCTGGGATGGACGCTGGTGAAGTGCTGGATGGGAAGAGGAGGGGCATAAAGATCTATAGGAGCTTGGATGAAGCTCTGAGTGAGAGGCCTAATATCAAAGTGCTGATAGTCGGTGTGGCTACAGCGGGAGGAATGCTACCACCCGATTACAGGGGCTACATTAGGGAAGCCATAGAGAGGGGGCTCAACATAGTATCGGGGCTCCACGAGTTCCTGAGCGATGATCCAGAGTTCTCAAAGATATCTAAAGAGAGAGGAGTCGAGATAATAGATGTCAGGAAGATCTATCAGAAGATGAAGCTTTTCTATACTGGGAAGATAAGGGAAGTGGATTCTTACAGAGTAGTGATCTTGGGGACTGATGCTTGCATAGGGAAGAGGACGACGGCTTGGATGATAGTAGATGAGCTCAATAAGAGGGGTATAAAGGCAGTTTTCATCGGGACGGGTCAGACCGCTTGGATGCAGGGAGCTAAATATGGGATAGTGTTGGATGCTATGATAAACGATTTCATACCAGGAGGATTGGAGCACGAGGTCTGGAGGGCTTACGTCGAGGAGAGGCCCAAGGTAATAGTGGTCCCCGGCCAGGGTTCATTGCTGCATCCGGCGTTCCCAGGTAGCTTCGAGATAGTGAATTTACTAACGCCTAACGCTATAGTGCTGCAGCACGCACCTGGGAGGAAGCATCTAGAGGACTTCCCGGAGTTCCCGATGCCACCATTGGAGAAGTACATACGCTTAATAGAAGTCATGACGGATAAGAAGCCTCTAGCTATCACTATAAACACAGAAGGGATGAGCGAGGATGCTGTGGAGAGTTACGTCAAGGAAGTGGAGGCCAAGTACGGAATAGTGGCGTGCGCTCCCCTGATCCATGGCGTGGGTAGGATAGTCGATGCTATAGTCAAGGAGGTGGAGGGTTGA
- a CDS encoding pyridoxal-phosphate dependent enzyme translates to MEMVQRATLLEEFKFPRTLFRARKIPIARGWRKIYIKWEGNNPTGTQKDRAAYVHVRRAIEQGYDTVTVGTCGNFGVSLAYFANLHGIRAVIYVPSRYTNGRIREMRKYNAEIVYVDGSYEDAVERSVLDAMKYGYYDSNPGSVNGRVALESFKAIAYEIVAALGSVPDLVSVPMGNGTTLAGIYMGFREMLDMGISRKLPVMLGATTRLGNQIAETLRRGSEELVPLREDEVRETEYNEPLVSIKAFDGEYALEAIRRSGGLAFEFYDDELLQLSEELRMEGIDPLPASSSSLGAIERYLEFGGYFENAVAVVTGRRF, encoded by the coding sequence ATGGAGATGGTCCAGCGGGCGACCTTGCTTGAGGAGTTCAAGTTCCCCAGGACTCTTTTTAGAGCGAGGAAAATCCCGATAGCTCGTGGATGGAGGAAGATATACATCAAATGGGAGGGAAACAACCCCACGGGGACCCAAAAGGACAGAGCGGCTTACGTGCACGTGAGGAGGGCTATAGAGCAGGGATACGATACTGTGACCGTGGGCACCTGCGGTAACTTCGGGGTCTCCCTAGCTTACTTCGCTAACCTCCACGGGATTAGGGCCGTGATATATGTACCATCGCGTTACACCAATGGTAGGATTAGGGAGATGAGGAAGTACAATGCTGAGATAGTTTACGTAGATGGTAGTTACGAGGACGCTGTGGAGAGGAGCGTGCTAGATGCTATGAAATATGGATACTACGATTCCAATCCGGGGAGCGTTAACGGCAGAGTGGCTCTCGAGTCATTCAAGGCTATCGCTTATGAGATAGTAGCAGCCCTGGGCTCAGTCCCTGATTTAGTCTCCGTCCCAATGGGAAACGGCACCACTCTAGCTGGGATCTACATGGGCTTCCGCGAGATGCTGGATATGGGGATCTCTAGGAAGCTCCCAGTGATGCTAGGGGCGACTACGAGACTGGGGAATCAGATAGCTGAAACTCTGAGGAGGGGCTCTGAGGAACTAGTCCCCCTGAGGGAGGATGAAGTGAGGGAAACTGAGTATAATGAGCCATTGGTCTCGATAAAGGCTTTCGATGGTGAGTACGCTCTGGAAGCTATAAGGAGGAGCGGTGGTCTAGCTTTCGAATTCTACGATGATGAACTGCTTCAACTCTCTGAGGAGCTTAGAATGGAAGGTATAGACCCTCTTCCAGCGTCTTCCTCCTCCTTAGGGGCTATAGAGAGATATCTAGAGTTCGGGGGATATTTCGAGAATGCAGTGGCAGTCGTCACAGGGAGGAGGTTCTGA
- a CDS encoding FAD-dependent thymidylate synthase → MEVVRKELIGGEGLIYLATRVSRSTGGPEEIAEELNDRERVRRLLSNVIRMGHHSVLEHSLIRLWVDCDHQELLRLLINHKYVEVTLGNPSLISLNPRTAIELLDSEARVIGLEAIRELPMISRILGIESEAEPMLSVEMEKLSDEPLMYSFLKSPHEDPRHGFYAFWIEMSRVASHQFVRHRRLSFTQRSGRVTRPEGFIFPDLSEDALKLMREHAEMSIKLYERLLSMGVRMEDARYILPSALRTAIFVSGRQSDWHHFLKLRLDRSAQAEIRRIAEIIASVIDPRTLSNLSL, encoded by the coding sequence ATGGAGGTCGTGAGGAAGGAGTTGATAGGTGGGGAAGGCCTAATTTACCTAGCTACGAGAGTGTCTAGGAGTACTGGGGGTCCGGAGGAAATAGCTGAGGAGCTTAATGATAGGGAGAGAGTCAGGAGGCTCCTATCGAACGTCATAAGGATGGGGCATCATTCTGTCTTGGAGCACAGCTTGATAAGGCTATGGGTAGATTGCGATCATCAAGAACTACTGAGGCTCCTCATAAATCATAAATACGTTGAGGTAACTCTAGGAAACCCCAGCTTGATCTCCCTCAATCCAAGGACAGCTATAGAGCTCCTAGATAGCGAAGCTAGGGTCATAGGCCTCGAGGCCATAAGGGAGCTCCCCATGATATCCCGCATCCTCGGTATAGAATCCGAAGCTGAGCCGATGCTCTCAGTCGAGATGGAGAAGTTGAGCGATGAGCCCCTGATGTACAGCTTCCTTAAGTCCCCCCATGAGGACCCCAGGCATGGTTTCTATGCGTTCTGGATCGAGATGTCCAGGGTCGCCTCGCATCAATTCGTCAGGCATAGGAGACTAAGCTTCACCCAGAGATCAGGGAGGGTGACGAGACCTGAGGGCTTCATATTCCCGGATCTGAGTGAAGATGCTTTGAAGTTAATGAGGGAGCACGCTGAGATGAGCATTAAGCTATATGAGAGGCTCCTGAGTATGGGGGTGAGGATGGAAGATGCTAGGTACATACTCCCATCAGCATTGAGGACAGCCATCTTCGTCAGCGGGAGGCAATCCGACTGGCACCATTTCCTGAAGCTCAGGCTGGATAGATCAGCTCAAGCGGAGATAAGGAGGATAGCTGAGATAATAGCTAGCGTCATCGATCCAAGAACTCTGTCAAATCTCTCCCTCTGA
- the rnhB gene encoding ribonuclease HII yields MGIDEAGRGPVIGPMVVAAVILKRREAKRLREMGVTDSKLLSAERREELFPMIIESAESYLIKVIEPKRIDEAVSKNMLNLLEAEVMSELIRELRPARAIVDSPMRNCRKFSEVLRGFLGDLSVKIIAENKADSKYVQVASASIIAKVERDRRIRELSELTGIDIGSGYPGDPKTREAIKIILKGAEFPRDQVRWKWATINKLLEEIRGRDLTEFLDR; encoded by the coding sequence ATGGGGATAGATGAAGCTGGGAGGGGCCCGGTGATAGGGCCTATGGTCGTGGCAGCTGTTATCCTGAAGAGGAGGGAAGCCAAGAGGCTGAGGGAAATGGGAGTCACTGATTCGAAGCTCTTGAGTGCTGAGAGGAGGGAGGAGCTCTTCCCAATGATAATTGAGAGCGCTGAATCATATTTAATAAAGGTAATCGAGCCTAAGAGGATAGATGAAGCTGTCTCTAAGAATATGCTCAATTTACTCGAAGCTGAAGTGATGTCAGAGTTGATAAGGGAGCTCAGGCCCGCTAGAGCCATAGTTGATTCGCCGATGAGGAACTGCAGGAAGTTCTCAGAGGTATTGAGGGGATTCCTGGGGGATTTGAGCGTTAAAATAATAGCTGAGAATAAGGCCGACTCCAAATATGTCCAAGTAGCTTCGGCCTCCATAATAGCTAAAGTGGAGAGGGACAGGAGGATCAGGGAGTTGAGCGAGCTGACTGGGATCGATATAGGCTCAGGATATCCGGGAGATCCTAAGACGAGGGAAGCGATTAAGATTATCCTCAAGGGGGCTGAGTTCCCCAGGGATCAAGTGAGGTGGAAGTGGGCGACGATAAATAAGCTCTTGGAGGAGATCAGAGGGAGAGATTTGACAGAGTTCTTGGATCGATGA
- the gltA gene encoding NADPH-dependent glutamate synthase, translating to MSAGRREVKKVRVPVPEQDPHVRIHNFNEVSLGYSLEQAIEEASRCLQCHVKVAPCIRDCPIHMDIPGFIKKIVEGDMKGALDVIIETNWLPGITGRVCPQPCQVNCIMGKLGDKINIGKLHRFVADYAREHGIRPEVEIAPPTGKRVAVVGSGPAGLTVAADLRKMGHEVVIYEALHEPGGVLVYGIPEFRLPKEVVKYEIGFLESMGVKIYTDVVVGKTISLYDLLEEFDAVFLGTGAGTSNFLSVPGVNCLGIYSANEFLIRVNLMKAHLFPEYDTPIKRGKRLAVIGGGNTAMDAARCGLRIGYEEVYILYRRTRELMPAIIEEIEEAEEEGVKFMFLVNPVAFKCDENGWVRAVTLIRNELGEPDETGRRRPIPIPGSEFDLEVDAVVIAIGQRPNRILYQDVPELEVSKNGTIIVDEKYRTTLRGVFAGGDAIRGEATVVLAMGDGKRAAMAIDEYLRTGEWPEKIVPMKIAQAD from the coding sequence ATGAGCGCGGGGAGGAGGGAAGTGAAGAAGGTGAGGGTCCCGGTCCCGGAGCAAGATCCTCATGTGAGGATACACAATTTCAATGAAGTGTCCTTAGGCTACAGCTTAGAGCAAGCTATTGAGGAGGCCTCTAGATGTCTTCAATGTCACGTGAAAGTCGCTCCTTGCATCAGAGATTGCCCGATCCACATGGACATCCCGGGATTCATAAAGAAGATAGTGGAGGGAGATATGAAGGGGGCTCTAGATGTCATAATTGAGACGAACTGGCTTCCCGGGATAACTGGAAGGGTCTGTCCGCAACCTTGCCAGGTGAACTGTATAATGGGGAAGCTCGGGGATAAGATAAACATAGGGAAGCTCCATAGGTTCGTAGCTGATTACGCTAGGGAGCACGGTATAAGGCCCGAAGTGGAGATAGCGCCTCCGACTGGGAAGAGGGTAGCTGTAGTAGGCTCAGGTCCAGCTGGACTCACTGTTGCAGCTGATTTGAGGAAGATGGGTCATGAAGTAGTCATATATGAGGCTCTGCATGAGCCTGGAGGCGTCCTAGTTTACGGGATCCCGGAGTTCAGGCTTCCGAAGGAGGTAGTGAAGTATGAGATCGGGTTCTTGGAGAGCATGGGAGTCAAGATATATACGGACGTAGTGGTAGGGAAGACTATCTCCCTCTACGATCTCCTCGAGGAATTCGATGCTGTCTTCTTGGGGACAGGAGCTGGTACTTCTAACTTCCTGAGCGTGCCCGGAGTCAACTGCCTCGGTATATACTCAGCTAACGAGTTCCTGATCAGGGTCAACTTGATGAAAGCTCACCTATTCCCAGAATACGATACCCCCATTAAGAGGGGGAAGAGGCTCGCTGTAATAGGAGGGGGAAATACCGCTATGGATGCAGCGAGGTGCGGCCTCAGGATAGGATATGAGGAAGTTTACATACTCTACAGGAGGACTAGGGAATTGATGCCAGCTATAATTGAGGAGATTGAAGAAGCTGAAGAGGAAGGGGTCAAGTTCATGTTCTTAGTAAATCCAGTCGCCTTCAAGTGCGATGAGAACGGGTGGGTGAGGGCAGTAACGCTGATAAGGAACGAGTTGGGCGAGCCGGATGAGACAGGGAGGAGGAGGCCCATCCCGATACCCGGGAGTGAGTTCGATCTAGAGGTCGATGCCGTAGTGATAGCGATAGGGCAGAGGCCCAACAGGATACTCTACCAAGATGTCCCAGAGCTAGAGGTATCGAAGAACGGCACGATAATAGTTGATGAGAAGTACAGGACTACGTTGAGAGGGGTATTCGCTGGAGGGGATGCGATAAGGGGAGAGGCCACTGTAGTGCTGGCGATGGGGGATGGAAAGAGGGCAGCTATGGCTATAGATGAGTACCTCAGGACTGGGGAGTGGCCTGAGAAGATAGTCCCGATGAAGATAGCTCAAGCCGATTAG
- a CDS encoding sulfide/dihydroorotate dehydrogenase-like FAD/NAD-binding protein: MFEIVGKRELAPNIKWIKVKAPLVARNAKPGQFVVIRSHERGERVPLTLFKWDKEEGTIEVVFQEVGKTTYELGTYGIGDKIADVVGPLGKPAHIENFGTSVIVSEGVGAPVGYSITKALKEAGNYVISILGFRNKQSVILEDEFREVSDELLITTDDGSYVRKGFTTDVLSELLESGRKVDYVFTAGPVIMMKRVADITKKYGIKTHASLNPIMVDGTGMCGACRVTVGGRIVFACVDGPNFDANQVDFDELMKRLAHYREEEKLALERFLQMGVVRR, from the coding sequence ATGTTCGAGATAGTTGGAAAGAGGGAGCTGGCGCCCAACATAAAGTGGATCAAGGTGAAGGCCCCTCTCGTAGCTAGGAATGCGAAACCAGGACAGTTCGTAGTAATCAGATCGCATGAGAGAGGGGAGAGGGTCCCTCTAACTCTCTTCAAGTGGGATAAGGAGGAAGGGACCATAGAGGTTGTCTTTCAAGAGGTCGGAAAGACGACGTACGAGCTCGGGACTTACGGTATAGGGGATAAGATAGCAGATGTCGTCGGCCCCTTGGGAAAACCGGCTCATATAGAGAACTTCGGGACATCTGTAATCGTCAGTGAGGGTGTAGGGGCTCCTGTGGGATATTCCATCACTAAAGCTCTGAAGGAAGCTGGTAACTACGTTATCAGTATATTAGGGTTCAGGAACAAACAATCAGTGATCCTAGAGGATGAATTCAGGGAGGTCAGCGACGAACTCCTCATAACTACGGATGATGGGAGCTACGTGAGGAAGGGGTTCACTACAGATGTTCTGAGCGAGCTACTGGAGTCCGGTAGGAAGGTGGATTACGTCTTCACAGCGGGTCCAGTCATAATGATGAAGAGAGTTGCTGACATAACTAAGAAGTACGGGATAAAGACTCACGCTAGCCTGAATCCCATAATGGTGGATGGTACTGGGATGTGTGGAGCTTGCAGAGTAACTGTAGGAGGACGGATTGTATTCGCATGCGTTGATGGTCCAAATTTCGATGCAAATCAGGTTGATTTCGACGAGTTGATGAAGAGATTAGCTCACTATAGGGAGGAGGAGAAGTTAGCGCTTGAGAGGTTCCTCCAAATGGGTGTGGTGAGAAGATGA
- a CDS encoding dihydrodipicolinate synthase family protein: MSFRGIITPLITPFNEKLEIDFDALRWLAHHQLRGGVHGIFPNSTTGEFVHLEREEAIRLTGALIEEVGGKIWVIPGISHNSTDKAVELGNIFKDMGVDGVIVTPPFFFKIDVRKLKLHFSRIADRVDLPIIIYNIPSLTGINVPIELYIELAQEHNNIAGAKVTYDSFSYLRRLIQGIKSVRKDFSVLTGMDDLLLFNLMMGGDGGITALANLTPSLHRSIYDAWENGDLRRALEENYKLLKLSSIYDIASSFPTAIKTALNVMGTPVKPYVRPPLTEEPGSVVTAITGVLKELGLHD; encoded by the coding sequence ATGTCCTTCAGGGGGATAATAACTCCATTGATAACACCTTTCAATGAGAAGCTCGAGATAGATTTCGATGCTTTGAGGTGGCTCGCGCACCATCAGTTGAGAGGAGGTGTTCATGGCATCTTCCCGAACTCGACCACAGGGGAGTTCGTCCATCTGGAAAGGGAGGAAGCGATAAGGCTTACTGGAGCGTTGATAGAGGAAGTCGGTGGGAAGATCTGGGTTATACCTGGGATAAGCCATAATTCTACGGATAAAGCTGTTGAGCTAGGCAATATTTTCAAGGATATGGGCGTTGATGGAGTTATAGTCACCCCTCCATTCTTCTTCAAGATAGATGTTAGGAAACTGAAGCTGCACTTCTCTAGGATAGCTGATAGAGTGGATTTACCGATAATAATTTACAATATACCCTCTCTCACCGGCATAAATGTTCCTATAGAACTCTACATCGAGTTAGCTCAAGAACATAACAATATCGCGGGAGCTAAAGTCACTTACGATAGCTTCTCCTACTTGAGGAGATTGATCCAGGGGATAAAATCCGTCAGGAAGGACTTCTCAGTGCTAACTGGGATGGACGATCTGCTCCTCTTCAATTTGATGATGGGAGGGGATGGGGGGATAACCGCCCTAGCGAACTTAACCCCTAGCTTACACAGATCTATCTACGATGCTTGGGAAAATGGAGATCTCAGGAGAGCTTTAGAGGAGAATTATAAGCTCTTGAAACTCTCTTCCATTTACGATATAGCTTCATCATTCCCAACTGCAATTAAAACAGCTCTAAATGTGATGGGAACACCTGTTAAGCCTTACGTGAGGCCCCCCTTGACGGAGGAGCCGGGTAGCGTGGTAACAGCTATAACTGGAGTGTTGAAGGAGTTAGGCTTGCATGACTAG
- a CDS encoding flavin reductase family protein, translating into MDTKALRKISYGLYIVSSRLGDKLNGQIANAVFQVTSEPPKVAVCINKENFTHECIRSSWAFSVSVLRKEAPMTLIGRFGFMSGRDLNKFEGISYKIGKTGAPIVLDESVAYMEFIVTSTLDVGTHTIFVGELVDAELLSDEEVMTYDYYHKVKGGVSPEKAPTYMRER; encoded by the coding sequence ATGGACACCAAGGCCCTGAGGAAGATCTCTTATGGGTTATACATAGTCTCCTCGAGATTGGGGGATAAGCTGAACGGTCAGATAGCTAACGCAGTTTTCCAAGTGACATCCGAACCCCCTAAGGTCGCCGTTTGCATAAATAAGGAGAATTTTACGCATGAGTGCATAAGGTCAAGCTGGGCTTTCTCAGTATCGGTCCTCAGGAAAGAAGCTCCGATGACGCTGATAGGGAGATTCGGTTTCATGAGCGGGAGGGATCTGAATAAATTCGAGGGGATCTCGTACAAGATAGGGAAGACTGGAGCACCCATAGTACTCGATGAATCCGTCGCGTACATGGAGTTCATCGTCACCTCTACGCTCGATGTGGGCACGCATACTATCTTCGTGGGGGAGCTAGTGGATGCGGAGCTGCTCAGCGATGAGGAAGTCATGACTTACGATTACTACCATAAAGTGAAGGGAGGGGTCTCCCCGGAGAAGGCGCCGACCTACATGAGGGAGCGTTGA
- a CDS encoding NUDIX hydrolase: MREFPRYAIASVGAVLLREGKLLLVRRGFPPGQGKWSIPGGVIEAGESILEAVKRELFEETNLSAEPIGLIALSQVVVSDDSRVKYHYVIADIIFDPASIEGSERPGGDATDVSWLSLEEASTRDDVTRTTRKLASLLRKGVKYLPIDYIL, encoded by the coding sequence ATGAGGGAGTTCCCTAGATATGCTATAGCTAGCGTAGGCGCAGTCCTTTTGAGGGAGGGGAAGCTCCTCCTCGTCAGGAGGGGGTTCCCTCCGGGTCAGGGGAAGTGGTCCATACCCGGTGGCGTTATAGAGGCCGGGGAGAGCATCTTAGAAGCTGTTAAGAGGGAGCTATTCGAGGAGACTAATTTGTCAGCGGAGCCGATCGGCTTAATCGCTTTGAGCCAAGTAGTAGTGAGCGATGATAGTAGAGTTAAGTACCATTACGTCATAGCGGACATAATATTCGATCCCGCTTCGATAGAGGGATCCGAGAGGCCGGGAGGGGATGCCACAGATGTCTCATGGCTCAGCTTGGAGGAAGCTTCCACTAGGGACGATGTGACGAGGACGACGAGGAAGCTAGCTAGCCTCCTGAGGAAAGGGGTCAAGTACCTCCCGATAGATTACATCTTATGA
- a CDS encoding pyridoxal phosphate-dependent aminotransferase produces MTDVFRICSERRREGRRVIDAHIGEPSHPPPVRISEILRGIGDVGSKYMPFEGLRETRERISKFARDFLGRDIDPDGVFVTNGGAQALTSTLMVLRGRKVLLPAPGFTQYFDNARVMGLRFATYNSAAEDLVDEILGKLGDAAAVLINYPNNPTGFVPERDALMELWDELRRRNVLLINDAAYSQIYFDSRPEVPGDVIIDTFSKTFGVPGLRLGYVYWGPEDRKKIFDAVYITSAGVSEISQIVLNSLLDSLTEDYLEKVRSHYKRKRDKIIELMGDFSFPYPRGAFYIFASHKKLRDSRELALRLLQRDPAVGIVPGDVFMGDEGSFRICYSLLSDDEAEEMVGIILEEIHKM; encoded by the coding sequence GTGACTGACGTGTTCAGGATATGCTCGGAGAGGAGGAGGGAGGGGAGGAGGGTGATAGACGCCCATATAGGGGAGCCTAGCCACCCTCCTCCAGTGAGGATAAGCGAGATCCTCAGGGGGATAGGGGACGTGGGATCTAAGTACATGCCGTTCGAGGGGCTGAGGGAGACGAGGGAGAGGATCTCTAAGTTCGCTAGGGACTTCCTGGGGAGGGATATCGATCCCGATGGTGTATTCGTGACTAACGGGGGGGCCCAAGCCCTGACCTCGACTCTAATGGTCCTGAGGGGGAGGAAGGTACTCCTCCCAGCCCCCGGATTCACTCAATACTTCGATAATGCTAGGGTAATGGGCTTGAGATTCGCCACATACAATTCCGCAGCGGAGGATCTCGTTGATGAAATCTTAGGGAAGCTAGGAGATGCTGCTGCTGTCCTCATAAATTACCCAAATAATCCTACAGGCTTCGTCCCCGAGAGAGATGCCCTGATGGAGCTGTGGGATGAGCTGAGGAGGAGGAATGTCTTGCTGATAAACGATGCAGCTTACTCCCAGATATACTTCGATTCCAGGCCAGAGGTACCGGGGGACGTAATAATAGATACTTTCAGCAAGACCTTCGGCGTACCGGGGCTGAGGTTGGGTTACGTTTACTGGGGGCCGGAGGATAGGAAAAAGATATTCGATGCTGTTTACATCACATCGGCTGGCGTCTCGGAGATATCTCAGATAGTACTGAACTCGCTCCTAGACTCTCTCACTGAGGATTACTTAGAGAAAGTGAGATCCCACTACAAGAGGAAGAGGGATAAGATAATCGAGCTAATGGGAGATTTCTCCTTCCCCTATCCTAGGGGGGCCTTTTACATATTCGCCAGCCACAAGAAGTTGAGGGATTCGAGGGAACTAGCTTTAAGGCTCCTTCAGAGGGATCCGGCAGTTGGTATAGTTCCGGGGGATGTCTTCATGGGGGATGAGGGGAGCTTCAGGATATGCTACAGCCTCCTGAGCGATGATGAAGCTGAGGAAATGGTCGGGATAATCTTAGAGGAGATTCATAAGATGTAA